In a genomic window of Nocardiopsis mwathae:
- the pcaC gene encoding 4-carboxymuconolactone decarboxylase, with translation MPDRPPEPCATELETDPMNSDDAQNGVLRDTTPQDDAGRHAAGMAVRRAVLGDDHVDRAEARKTEFTAQFQDMITRYAWGEIWTRPGLDRRTRSCMVLTALVAKGHWDELAMHVRAAVRNGLTADEIGEVFLQAAIYCGVPAANKAFGIAQRVLAEVDG, from the coding sequence ATGCCCGACCGACCACCTGAGCCATGCGCGACCGAGCTGGAGACCGACCCGATGAACAGCGACGACGCACAGAACGGTGTCCTGCGGGACACCACCCCTCAAGACGATGCCGGGCGGCACGCCGCCGGTATGGCGGTGCGCCGCGCCGTGCTCGGCGATGACCACGTCGACCGTGCCGAGGCGAGGAAGACGGAGTTCACCGCGCAGTTCCAGGACATGATCACCCGCTACGCGTGGGGCGAGATCTGGACGCGGCCGGGTCTGGACCGCAGGACGCGCAGCTGCATGGTGCTGACGGCGCTCGTCGCCAAGGGGCACTGGGACGAGCTGGCGATGCACGTGCGCGCCGCCGTGCGCAACGGGCTGACCGCGGACGAGATCGGCGAGGTGTTCCTGCAGGCCGCGATCTACTGCGGTGTCCCCGCGGCGAACAAGGCGTTCGGGATCGCGCAGCGGGTGCTCGCCGAGGTCGACGGCTGA
- a CDS encoding FAD-binding and (Fe-S)-binding domain-containing protein — MDVEGFRRALSADLSGTVSFGAGARALYTADASNYRHVPLAVAVPRTTDDIIAAVAACRTYGVPITPRGGGTSIAGNSIGPGLVIDASRHLTGIDHLDPAARTARVQPGVILDDLRAAAAPHGLTFGPDPSTHSRCTLGGMIGNNACGAHSVAWGTTADNVESLDVLLYDGTRMTVGATSAEEFDRLAALPTPEGRIHAALRDLTATYMADLRTGMPDFSRRVSGYALDRLLPEHGGHIARALTGTEGSCVTVLGATVRLVDAPPARALVVLGYPDAPQAADAVPELLGHGPLTVEGLNDRLVAALDRPGARSGVALPQGDAWLMVEMGGADPEEAAAAGRTLLRGLSGAARPLEAAVVTDPAHMRALWRIREEGAGLTSRTPAGTEAWSGFEDAAVPPDRLGAYLREFDALMRRHGRDGVAYGHFGEGCIHIRIDFEFGDPAGRRGFRAFMEEAADLVAAHGGSVSGEHGDGQARSELLPRMYGERLCRAFGEFKAIWDPENRMNPGTIVDPRPLDADLRVPAALSAPLTVLAYPEDRGDFARALRRCSGVGKCRRSEGPGVMCPSYMVTREEKDSTRGRARMLFEMVNGEVITDGWRSEEVRDSLDLCLSCKGCRSDCPVNVDMAAYKAEFLHHHYRGRIRPASHYSMGWLPLWARLAALAPAEANRLGGARYLGDALKRLGGVAPQRAIPEFSRTTFTRWFRRRARASPGNTVPGLAPVGTDGVRRGAVVLWPDTFGDHLTPEVPVAAVRVLEAAGFRVVLPRGPVCCGLTWVSTGQLGVARTVMRRTLRALASAVAAGVPVVGLEPSCTAALRTDLVELVPGEQSERVAASVHTLAGFLRAYAPDWEPPHVEAAAIGQVHCHQHAVIGFDADRELMRRAGIDGEVLDSGCCGLAGNFGFEAEHYDVSTAVGERVLLPAVRAAAPDTLVLADGFSCRTQIEHHTGRPTLHLAQVLAGGLDRKREGRPRP, encoded by the coding sequence ATCGATGTGGAGGGGTTCCGGCGTGCGCTGAGCGCCGACCTGTCCGGCACGGTGTCCTTCGGGGCGGGTGCCCGCGCCCTCTACACCGCCGACGCCTCCAACTACCGTCACGTCCCGCTCGCCGTCGCCGTCCCCAGGACCACCGACGACATCATCGCCGCCGTGGCCGCCTGCCGAACCTACGGGGTCCCGATCACCCCGCGGGGTGGAGGCACCAGCATCGCCGGCAACTCCATCGGCCCCGGGCTCGTCATCGACGCCTCGCGGCACCTGACCGGGATCGACCACCTCGACCCCGCCGCTCGCACCGCCCGCGTGCAGCCCGGCGTCATACTCGACGACCTGCGGGCCGCCGCTGCGCCCCACGGGCTGACCTTCGGTCCCGACCCCTCCACCCACAGCCGCTGCACCCTCGGCGGGATGATCGGCAACAACGCCTGCGGGGCGCACTCCGTGGCGTGGGGGACCACTGCGGACAACGTGGAATCCCTCGACGTCCTGCTGTACGACGGCACCCGCATGACCGTCGGCGCCACCTCCGCCGAGGAGTTCGACCGCCTCGCAGCCCTGCCCACCCCCGAGGGGCGGATCCACGCGGCGCTGCGCGACCTCACCGCCACCTACATGGCCGACCTGCGCACCGGCATGCCCGACTTCTCCCGCCGGGTCTCCGGGTACGCGCTCGACCGGCTCCTCCCGGAGCACGGCGGGCACATCGCCCGAGCCCTCACCGGGACCGAGGGCAGCTGCGTCACCGTGCTGGGAGCCACCGTGCGCCTCGTCGACGCCCCGCCCGCCCGCGCCCTGGTGGTGCTCGGCTACCCCGATGCCCCGCAGGCCGCCGACGCCGTGCCCGAACTCCTCGGCCACGGCCCTCTCACCGTCGAGGGCCTCAACGACCGGCTCGTCGCGGCCCTCGACCGCCCCGGGGCGCGCTCCGGAGTCGCCCTGCCGCAGGGCGACGCCTGGCTGATGGTGGAGATGGGCGGCGCCGACCCAGAGGAGGCGGCCGCGGCCGGCCGCACCCTGCTACGTGGGCTGAGCGGTGCCGCCCGGCCGTTGGAGGCCGCCGTCGTCACCGACCCCGCGCACATGCGGGCGCTGTGGCGCATCCGCGAGGAGGGGGCCGGGCTGACCTCGCGCACCCCCGCCGGCACCGAGGCCTGGTCGGGGTTCGAGGACGCGGCGGTCCCGCCCGACCGCCTCGGAGCCTACCTGCGCGAGTTCGACGCGCTGATGCGGCGGCACGGCCGGGACGGCGTGGCCTACGGGCACTTCGGCGAGGGCTGCATCCACATCCGCATCGACTTCGAGTTCGGCGACCCGGCCGGGCGCCGCGGCTTCCGCGCCTTCATGGAGGAGGCCGCCGACCTCGTCGCCGCGCACGGCGGCTCCGTCTCCGGCGAGCACGGCGACGGGCAGGCCCGCTCCGAGCTGCTGCCGCGCATGTACGGCGAGCGGCTGTGCCGCGCGTTCGGCGAGTTCAAGGCGATCTGGGACCCGGAGAACCGGATGAACCCGGGAACCATCGTCGACCCCCGGCCGCTCGACGCCGACCTGCGCGTCCCCGCCGCCCTCAGCGCACCGCTCACAGTGCTCGCCTACCCGGAGGACCGCGGCGACTTCGCCCGCGCACTGCGCCGCTGCTCCGGTGTGGGCAAGTGCCGCCGGAGCGAAGGCCCGGGCGTGATGTGCCCCAGCTACATGGTCACCCGCGAGGAGAAGGACTCCACGCGCGGGCGGGCGCGGATGCTCTTCGAGATGGTCAACGGTGAGGTGATCACCGACGGCTGGCGCTCCGAAGAGGTCCGCGACAGCCTCGACCTGTGCCTGTCGTGCAAGGGGTGCCGCAGCGACTGCCCGGTCAACGTGGACATGGCCGCCTACAAGGCCGAGTTCCTGCACCACCACTACAGGGGGCGGATCCGCCCGGCCTCGCACTACTCGATGGGGTGGCTGCCGCTGTGGGCGCGGCTGGCCGCGCTGGCGCCCGCCGAGGCCAACCGGCTCGGCGGGGCACGGTACCTCGGCGACGCGCTGAAGCGGCTCGGCGGGGTCGCGCCGCAGCGCGCCATCCCGGAGTTCTCCCGGACCACCTTCACCCGCTGGTTCCGGCGCCGTGCCCGGGCCTCGCCGGGGAACACCGTTCCCGGACTCGCACCGGTCGGCACGGACGGGGTGCGCCGAGGGGCCGTCGTCCTGTGGCCGGATACCTTCGGCGACCACCTTACGCCGGAGGTACCGGTGGCCGCGGTGCGGGTGCTGGAGGCGGCGGGGTTCCGCGTCGTGCTGCCGCGCGGGCCGGTGTGCTGCGGACTCACGTGGGTGTCCACCGGCCAGCTGGGGGTGGCGCGGACCGTCATGCGCCGCACACTGCGTGCCCTCGCCTCCGCCGTCGCCGCGGGGGTGCCCGTCGTCGGGCTGGAACCGAGCTGTACGGCGGCGCTCCGCACCGACCTGGTGGAGCTGGTGCCCGGCGAGCAGAGCGAACGGGTCGCGGCGTCGGTGCACACCCTGGCCGGGTTCCTGCGGGCCTACGCCCCCGACTGGGAGCCGCCGCACGTCGAGGCGGCGGCGATCGGCCAGGTCCACTGCCACCAGCACGCGGTCATCGGCTTCGACGCCGACCGCGAGCTGATGCGGCGCGCGGGCATCGACGGCGAGGTGCTGGACTCCGGCTGCTGCGGCCTGGCGGGCAACTTCGGTTTCGAGGCCGAGCACTACGACGTCTCCACGGCGGTCGGCGAACGCGTCCTGCTCCCTGCGGTGCGCGCCGCGGCCCCGGACACGCTCGTGCTCGCCGACGGATTCAGCTGCCGCACCCAGATCGAGCACCACACCGGCCGTCCGACACTGCACCTGGCCCAGGTCCTGGCCGGGGGGTTGGATCGGAAAAGGGAGGGGCGGCCTCGGCCTTAG
- a CDS encoding thiolase family protein, with translation MTDAFVLDAVRTPFGRYGGALATTRPDDLAAHAVTGLLRRAPALDSAAVEDVYFGDANGAGEDNRNVARMAALLAGLPTSVPGATLNRLCGSGLEAVIAANRAVAVGDASLVIAGGVESMSRAPWVLPKPAKGFPAGHETLHSTTLGWRMVNPRMPGEWTASLGECTEQVAAEHGIGRAEQDAFALRSHTAAAEAWAKGVFDAEVVPVPGVELARDESIRETSEEKLAGLKPAFRPDGTITAGNASPLNDGAAALLIGDAAAAEATGITPLARIVSRGVAGVDPNRFGIGPVEAAETALRRAGIGWGDLSAVELNEAFAAQALACLKLWPELDPAIVNPNGGAIAIGHPLGASGARILGTLAHELRRRGGGWGLAAICIGVGQGLAVVLHAE, from the coding sequence ATGACCGACGCGTTCGTCCTCGACGCGGTGCGCACCCCGTTCGGCAGGTACGGCGGTGCCCTCGCCACGACCCGACCCGACGACCTGGCCGCCCACGCCGTCACCGGGCTGCTGCGGCGTGCGCCCGCCCTGGACTCGGCCGCCGTCGAGGACGTCTACTTCGGCGACGCCAACGGCGCCGGGGAGGACAACCGGAACGTGGCGCGTATGGCCGCGCTGCTCGCCGGGCTCCCCACCTCGGTACCGGGCGCGACCCTGAACCGGCTGTGCGGGTCCGGGCTGGAGGCCGTCATCGCCGCCAACCGCGCGGTGGCCGTCGGCGACGCGTCGCTGGTCATCGCCGGTGGCGTGGAGTCGATGAGCCGTGCCCCGTGGGTGCTGCCCAAACCCGCCAAGGGCTTCCCGGCAGGTCACGAGACGCTGCACTCGACCACCCTGGGCTGGCGGATGGTCAACCCGCGCATGCCCGGGGAGTGGACGGCCTCGCTCGGCGAGTGCACCGAGCAGGTCGCCGCGGAGCACGGCATCGGCCGCGCGGAACAGGACGCGTTCGCGCTGCGCAGCCACACCGCGGCGGCGGAGGCCTGGGCCAAGGGCGTCTTCGACGCCGAGGTGGTGCCGGTGCCCGGGGTGGAGCTCGCCCGCGACGAGAGCATCCGGGAGACCTCGGAGGAGAAGCTCGCCGGGCTCAAGCCGGCCTTCCGGCCCGACGGCACCATCACCGCGGGCAACGCCTCACCCCTGAACGACGGCGCGGCCGCACTGCTGATCGGGGACGCGGCCGCGGCCGAGGCCACCGGCATCACGCCGCTGGCGCGCATCGTCTCCCGGGGCGTGGCCGGGGTCGACCCGAACCGGTTCGGGATCGGCCCGGTGGAGGCCGCCGAGACCGCGCTGCGCCGCGCCGGGATCGGGTGGGGCGACCTTTCGGCCGTGGAACTCAACGAGGCGTTCGCCGCCCAGGCGCTGGCCTGCCTGAAGCTCTGGCCCGAGCTGGACCCCGCGATCGTCAACCCCAACGGCGGCGCGATCGCCATCGGCCACCCGCTGGGTGCCTCCGGCGCGCGCATCCTGGGCACACTCGCCCACGAGCTGCGCCGGCGGGGCGGCGGCTGGGGGCTCGCCGCGATCTGCATCGGCGTCGGGCAGGGGCTCGCCGTCGTGCTGCACGCAGAGTAA
- the pcaD gene encoding 3-oxoadipate enol-lactonase has protein sequence MSVDVHATADGPADAPVVVLSGSLGSTLEMWEPQVAALAERFRVVRYDIRGHGRSPVPDGPYSMADLGGDVLRLLDRLGADRACFAGLSIGGMTGLWLAAHAPERVDRLAVLCTSALLGPADSWAQRAATVRERGAGAVAEAVVGRWFTPGFARREPGVAERMRAMVASTPAEGYAGCCTAIGRMDLRADLAAITAPTLVVAGADDPATPPEHAERIAAGITGARLRVLADAAHLASWEQADEVNGLLLGHFAPVGADPAADARPTT, from the coding sequence ATGAGTGTCGATGTGCATGCGACCGCCGACGGCCCGGCCGACGCGCCCGTGGTGGTGCTGTCGGGGTCGCTGGGCAGCACCCTGGAAATGTGGGAGCCGCAGGTCGCGGCGTTGGCGGAGCGTTTCCGAGTGGTCCGGTACGACATCCGGGGGCACGGCCGCTCGCCGGTTCCCGACGGGCCCTACTCCATGGCCGACCTCGGCGGCGACGTGCTGCGGCTGCTGGACCGCCTCGGGGCGGACCGGGCCTGCTTCGCGGGGCTGTCGATCGGCGGGATGACCGGGCTGTGGCTCGCCGCGCACGCGCCCGAGCGGGTCGACCGGCTCGCCGTGCTGTGCACATCGGCGCTGCTCGGCCCGGCGGACTCCTGGGCGCAGCGGGCGGCGACCGTGCGGGAGCGGGGCGCGGGGGCGGTGGCCGAGGCGGTGGTCGGGCGGTGGTTCACCCCCGGCTTCGCGCGGCGGGAGCCCGGTGTCGCGGAGCGGATGCGTGCCATGGTGGCGTCGACCCCGGCCGAGGGCTACGCGGGCTGCTGCACGGCCATCGGGCGGATGGACCTGCGCGCCGACCTGGCCGCGATCACCGCGCCGACCCTGGTGGTGGCCGGCGCCGACGACCCCGCGACGCCTCCGGAGCACGCCGAGCGCATCGCCGCCGGGATCACCGGTGCGCGGCTGCGCGTGCTGGCCGACGCCGCCCACCTGGCCAGTTGGGAGCAGGCCGACGAGGTGAACGGGCTGCTGCTCGGCCACTTCGCTCCCGTCGGCGCCGACCCGGCGGCCGATGCCCGACCGACCACCTGA
- the pcaB gene encoding 3-carboxy-cis,cis-muconate cycloisomerase, producing the protein MFAHGRVEDQVGDEAWLRALLDAEAALARACARGGVMGAADAEAIAAVCVPERFDAGAIGRAAAASGNPVVPLVRELTRAVGGDAARHVHYGATSQDIMDTAAVLVSRRAAAVIRSDADALCEVLAVLTERHRSTLMPGRTLLQQALPTTFGLVAAGWLEAVGGASARLGASAELPAQLGGAAGTLASLGEAGPRVAAAFADELGLAEPALPWHTDRGRVAELAGALARLCGAVGKAAGDIVLLAQTEVGEVVEAGGSGVGGSSTLPHKRNPVAAVSARAGAAQAPGLAATLFAAQVQEHQRAAGAWQSEWVPLTQLLRVTGSAVAWLRASVERLEARPERMRANLGLTGGLPLAERVTTDLAPELGRLAAHDLVKAACAESVDSGRRLVDVLAERLAGRRTAAQLAALLDPAGYLGAADAFVDRALSAHRSRARTVTEERR; encoded by the coding sequence ATGTTCGCGCACGGCCGCGTCGAGGACCAGGTCGGCGACGAGGCGTGGCTGCGGGCGCTGCTCGACGCCGAGGCCGCGCTCGCACGGGCCTGCGCACGGGGCGGGGTGATGGGCGCGGCCGACGCCGAGGCGATCGCGGCGGTCTGCGTTCCGGAGCGCTTCGACGCCGGTGCGATCGGCAGGGCCGCGGCCGCGTCGGGCAACCCGGTGGTCCCCCTGGTACGGGAGCTGACCCGGGCCGTGGGCGGCGACGCCGCGCGGCACGTGCACTACGGCGCCACCAGCCAGGACATCATGGACACCGCGGCCGTTCTGGTGAGTCGGCGCGCCGCCGCGGTGATCCGCTCCGACGCCGACGCCCTGTGCGAGGTTCTGGCCGTGCTCACCGAGCGGCACCGGTCCACTCTCATGCCCGGCCGCACCCTGCTCCAGCAGGCGCTGCCGACCACCTTCGGGCTGGTGGCGGCGGGCTGGCTGGAGGCGGTGGGTGGCGCCTCGGCGCGCCTGGGCGCGTCGGCGGAGCTCCCCGCCCAGCTCGGCGGGGCCGCCGGGACACTGGCGTCCCTCGGCGAGGCCGGGCCGCGCGTGGCCGCGGCGTTCGCCGACGAGCTCGGGCTGGCCGAGCCCGCGCTGCCCTGGCACACCGACCGCGGTCGCGTCGCCGAGCTCGCCGGCGCCCTGGCGCGGCTGTGCGGGGCCGTGGGCAAGGCAGCCGGTGACATCGTGCTGCTGGCGCAGACGGAGGTCGGCGAAGTCGTCGAGGCGGGCGGCTCCGGTGTCGGCGGCTCGTCCACGCTGCCGCACAAACGCAACCCGGTGGCCGCGGTGTCCGCGCGGGCCGGTGCCGCGCAGGCGCCGGGGCTCGCCGCGACGCTGTTCGCCGCCCAGGTACAGGAGCACCAGCGCGCGGCCGGGGCGTGGCAGTCGGAATGGGTCCCGCTGACGCAGCTGCTGCGCGTCACCGGGTCGGCGGTGGCCTGGCTGCGCGCGTCGGTGGAGCGGCTGGAGGCGCGTCCCGAGCGCATGCGCGCCAACCTCGGCCTGACCGGCGGGCTGCCGCTGGCCGAGCGCGTCACCACCGACCTCGCCCCGGAACTGGGCCGCCTGGCCGCCCACGACCTGGTGAAGGCGGCGTGTGCGGAGTCCGTGGACTCCGGGCGCCGACTGGTCGACGTACTGGCCGAGCGCCTTGCGGGGCGCCGGACCGCCGCGCAGCTCGCGGCGCTCCTCGATCCGGCGGGGTACCTCGGCGCCGCGGACGCCTTCGTCGACCGGGCGCTGTCCGCCCACCGGTCCCGAGCGAGAACGGTAACGGAGGAACGCCGATGA
- a CDS encoding SAM-dependent methyltransferase, whose amino-acid sequence MPRYETPRFLKNLGTTYTPPEQVDMNKPNIARVYSYYLGGKDHFEVDREMANYAAEIVPGVNELAMGNRAFIQRAVRYLAMERGVRQFLDVGSGLPTEANVHEVAHEATDDARVLYVDNDPIVLAHARALLAGDARTGVINADLRRPQEILTAPETRDLLDFNQPVGLILGGILHHLADEDDPERLTRELADALAPGSFLAISHFARPDHRSHPEEHDRALNLEAAFLKKLGTGRWRTPEEILAYFCGWKPVEPGMVPLQDWRPLPDAARVAGTYRMSPTTRLLIFGGVAKKP is encoded by the coding sequence ATGCCCCGCTACGAGACCCCCCGTTTCCTGAAAAACCTGGGCACCACGTACACCCCGCCCGAACAGGTCGACATGAACAAGCCCAACATCGCCCGGGTCTACTCCTATTACCTGGGGGGAAAGGACCATTTCGAGGTCGACCGGGAGATGGCGAACTACGCCGCCGAGATCGTTCCCGGCGTCAATGAGCTCGCGATGGGCAACCGCGCATTCATCCAGCGCGCGGTCCGCTACCTCGCCATGGAGCGGGGGGTCCGGCAGTTCCTGGACGTCGGCTCGGGACTGCCGACCGAGGCCAACGTGCACGAGGTCGCCCACGAGGCCACCGACGACGCCCGCGTCCTGTACGTCGACAACGACCCCATCGTGCTCGCGCACGCCCGCGCGCTGCTCGCCGGCGACGCGAGGACCGGCGTCATCAACGCCGACCTGCGGCGGCCCCAGGAGATCCTCACAGCGCCCGAAACCCGCGACCTGCTCGATTTCAACCAGCCCGTGGGGCTGATCCTCGGCGGAATCCTGCACCACCTGGCCGACGAGGACGACCCGGAGCGCCTCACCCGGGAACTCGCCGACGCCCTCGCGCCGGGCAGCTTCCTGGCCATCAGCCACTTCGCGCGGCCCGACCACCGGAGCCACCCCGAGGAACACGACCGCGCCCTGAACCTGGAGGCGGCCTTCCTGAAGAAGCTGGGCACGGGGCGGTGGCGCACGCCCGAGGAGATCCTGGCCTACTTCTGCGGCTGGAAGCCGGTCGAACCGGGAATGGTGCCGCTCCAAGACTGGCGGCCGCTGCCGGACGCCGCCCGGGTCGCGGGCACGTACCGGATGTCGCCGACCACCCGCCTGCTCATCTTCGGCGGCGTGGCCAAGAAGCCCTGA
- a CDS encoding 4-hydroxybenzoate 3-monooxygenase, translating into MRTRVGIIGAGPAGLYLSHLLHRSGIESVVLERRDRDYCERRQRAGIVEHGVAEALIAAGVGTRMEREGFRHEGIELRFGGQARRIDFTALTGRSVRLYPQTEIVRDLIARRIADDGRLLFEAEASAIEGAETDRPRIHFTHDGTEQVLECDYVVACDGFHGIGRASLPSDVVRTFEKVYPFGWLGILADVPPSCDELIYAHHPRGFALHSMRSESVSRLYLQVPNGTDAADWSDEQIWDELSARFALRSGGWELKRGPITDKSVTPMRSFVTEPMRHGRLFLAGDSAHIVPPTGAKGLNLAMNDVMLLAEALVAEDRRGTTELLDAYSDTALRRIWRAMHFSFWMTTLLHTLPEDDAFDQRLRLSHLEHIAASPAAATHLAENYTGIPRI; encoded by the coding sequence ATGCGCACCCGCGTCGGCATCATCGGGGCCGGACCTGCCGGCCTCTACCTCTCCCACCTGCTGCACCGCTCCGGCATCGAGTCCGTGGTGCTGGAGCGCCGCGACCGCGACTACTGCGAGCGGCGGCAGCGCGCGGGGATCGTCGAGCACGGCGTCGCCGAGGCGCTGATCGCGGCCGGTGTGGGCACGCGCATGGAGCGCGAGGGGTTCCGGCACGAGGGCATCGAGCTGCGCTTCGGCGGGCAGGCCCGCCGCATCGACTTCACGGCCCTCACCGGCCGCAGCGTACGCCTCTACCCGCAGACCGAAATCGTGCGCGACCTCATCGCGCGGCGGATCGCCGACGACGGTCGGCTGCTCTTCGAAGCCGAGGCGAGTGCGATCGAGGGCGCCGAGACCGACCGTCCGCGCATCCACTTCACGCACGACGGCACGGAGCAGGTGCTGGAGTGCGACTACGTGGTGGCCTGCGACGGCTTCCACGGCATCGGCCGGGCGTCGCTGCCCTCCGACGTGGTCCGCACCTTCGAGAAGGTCTACCCCTTCGGGTGGCTGGGCATCCTGGCCGACGTGCCGCCGTCGTGCGACGAGCTGATCTACGCGCACCACCCGCGCGGTTTCGCACTGCACAGCATGCGCTCGGAGTCGGTCAGCCGCCTCTACCTGCAGGTCCCCAACGGGACGGACGCGGCCGACTGGTCCGACGAGCAGATCTGGGACGAGCTGTCGGCCCGGTTCGCGCTGCGGAGCGGTGGCTGGGAGCTCAAGCGCGGCCCGATCACCGACAAGAGCGTGACGCCGATGCGCAGTTTCGTCACCGAGCCGATGCGGCACGGGCGGCTCTTCTTGGCCGGGGACTCCGCGCACATCGTCCCGCCCACCGGAGCCAAGGGCCTCAACCTGGCGATGAACGACGTCATGCTGCTGGCCGAGGCACTGGTCGCCGAGGACCGCCGGGGCACCACCGAACTGCTGGACGCCTACTCGGACACGGCGCTGCGCCGCATCTGGCGGGCCATGCACTTCTCCTTCTGGATGACCACCCTGCTGCACACCCTGCCGGAGGACGACGCGTTCGACCAGCGGCTGCGCCTGTCCCACCTGGAGCACATCGCGGCCTCGCCGGCCGCGGCCACCCACCTCGCCGAGAACTACACCGGCATTCCGCGCATCTGA
- the pcaH gene encoding protocatechuate 3,4-dioxygenase subunit beta, which produces MTSHAAASSGDRPEAAAESGGAGRAEPDSATSGSAKTGRLEVPGYVRDHDVHPPMDYPGYRSTALRHPGRALKLLPHLLTEVTGPVLGEDRIGELDHDLTRQHDGEPQGQRIVVHGQVRDSDGRPVPHTLVEIWQANAGGRYRHVMDNWPCPLDPNFTGVGRTLTDAEGRYRFVTIQPGAYPWKNHDNAWRPAHIHFSLFGQAFTQRLVTQMYFPGDPLFFQDPMWNSIPDEKARERLVARFDYADTVPEWALAYEWDIVLRGREATVFESEEDDE; this is translated from the coding sequence ATGACATCCCACGCAGCCGCATCCTCCGGCGACCGCCCGGAGGCGGCGGCCGAGTCGGGCGGCGCGGGCCGGGCTGAGCCGGACTCGGCGACGTCGGGCTCGGCGAAGACAGGCCGTCTGGAGGTCCCGGGCTACGTCCGCGACCACGACGTCCATCCTCCGATGGACTACCCCGGCTACCGGAGCACCGCGCTGCGGCACCCCGGCCGCGCCCTGAAGCTCCTGCCGCACCTGCTGACCGAGGTGACCGGGCCTGTCCTGGGCGAGGACCGGATCGGCGAGCTCGACCACGACCTGACCCGCCAGCACGACGGCGAGCCTCAGGGCCAGCGGATCGTCGTGCACGGGCAGGTGCGCGACAGCGACGGCCGTCCGGTACCGCACACCCTGGTCGAGATCTGGCAGGCCAACGCCGGCGGCCGGTACCGGCACGTGATGGACAACTGGCCCTGCCCGCTCGACCCGAACTTCACCGGGGTCGGCCGCACGCTGACCGACGCCGAGGGCCGCTACCGCTTCGTCACCATCCAGCCGGGCGCCTACCCGTGGAAGAACCACGACAACGCCTGGCGCCCCGCGCACATCCACTTCTCGCTGTTCGGCCAGGCGTTCACCCAGCGCCTGGTCACGCAGATGTACTTCCCGGGCGACCCGCTGTTCTTCCAGGACCCGATGTGGAACTCGATCCCGGACGAGAAGGCGCGCGAGCGGCTGGTGGCGCGGTTCGACTACGCCGACACCGTGCCGGAGTGGGCGCTGGCCTACGAGTGGGACATCGTCCTGCGCGGCCGCGAGGCCACCGTCTTCGAGTCGGAGGAGGACGACGAGTGA
- the pcaG gene encoding protocatechuate 3,4-dioxygenase subunit alpha: MTKQSTPATGTDIGTTPSQTVGPYLHIGLPWPDGPFAVEEGTPEGVWIRGTLYDGAGQPITDGLVETWQADPDGRFDHPDDPRGAVSRPGFRGFGRCPTDGGGEYGIFTLKPGPVPGPDGPQAPHIDVSVFARGMLHRTVTRIYFPDEAQANAADPVLGGIDDPAARATLIARPDPDSGGYRFDIRLQGEDETVFFDI; this comes from the coding sequence GTGACGAAGCAGAGCACACCCGCCACCGGCACCGACATCGGCACCACCCCCTCCCAGACGGTCGGCCCCTACCTGCACATCGGCCTGCCCTGGCCGGACGGCCCGTTCGCGGTCGAGGAGGGGACTCCGGAGGGGGTCTGGATCCGCGGGACGCTGTACGACGGCGCCGGGCAGCCCATCACCGACGGGCTCGTCGAGACCTGGCAGGCCGATCCCGACGGCCGCTTCGACCACCCGGACGACCCACGCGGGGCGGTGTCCCGCCCGGGCTTCCGCGGCTTCGGCCGGTGCCCGACCGACGGCGGCGGGGAGTACGGCATCTTCACCCTCAAGCCCGGCCCGGTGCCGGGGCCGGACGGCCCGCAGGCCCCGCACATCGACGTGTCGGTGTTCGCGCGCGGCATGCTGCACCGCACGGTGACCCGCATCTACTTCCCCGACGAGGCACAGGCCAACGCGGCCGACCCGGTGCTCGGCGGCATCGACGACCCGGCCGCCCGCGCCACCCTCATCGCCCGACCGGACCCTGATAGCGGCGGCTACCGCTTCGACATCCGGCTGCAGGGGGAGGACGAGACCGTGTTCTTCGACATCTAG